Genomic DNA from Mycobacteroides chelonae CCUG 47445:
CGGCACCGACACTTTTGACGAATTCCGTTGCGGCGGTCCGGTTGACGACGGCGATCACCTTGGCCCCCAGGCCCTTGGCAATCTGGATGGCGGCAGTTCCGATACCGCCGGCCGCACCGAGTACCAGCACCGTCTCCCCCGCACGCAGTTGCCCTCGGCGGGCATACGCGAAGTACATGGTGTGGTAGTTCGCAATGAGGGCGACGGCCTCGGCATCGTCTAGCTGCGGGGGCGTCGGAAGAATGTTGGATGGTGCCACTGCCACCCGTTCGGCATACCCGCCAATGAAATTGAAGGCCATCACCCGGTCACCGGGGTTGATCCCTGAACCCGCGGGCGCCGACCGCACGACCCCGGCGGTTTCGATGCCTGGGACGAACGGGGGCTCCATTCGCAACTGGTACTCGCCCTTGGTCATCAGGTAATCGGGAAAACAGACTCCCGCGGCCTTGACGTCGACAACCACGACGTTGTCGCCGCGCGGCTCCTCGACATCGGTGTAGACCAGTCCCTCCGGACCCGACAGCGACTGCGCCTGTATGGCTTTCATGCGAGCGAGGGAGGGCCGGCCTTGACCGCACTCGACAGATCTGCGATCTGCGACCACTTCTCGGCGACCTCGTCGACGGTGGGCGGGGTCTCGAAGTCCGCGCCGGCGTTCTCGAACAGTGCGACGCGTTGCACCTTGCCGCCACCGACGACGAAAACCGAACCGTTGTCGGTGCTTTCCTCGGTGCACAGGTATCCGACAACCGGGGCGACGAAGGACGGTGGCAGCTTGTCTAGCACCGCCTCCGGGGCGATATCGGCCGTCATCCGGGTGGCCGCGATCGGTGCGATCGCGTTGGAGTGGATGTTGTACTTGGCGCCCTCCAACGCGAGGGTGTTGATGAGCCCGACGAGTCCCAGCTTGGCGGCGCTGTAGTTGGCCTGTCCGAAGTTGCCGAACAGACCGCTGGTCGAGGTGGCGACCACGATGCGGCCGTAACCCTGCTCGCGGAAATGCGGCCATGCGGCGCGGGTGATGTTGTATCCGCCGTACAGGTGAACCTGTTGCACCGCATGCCAACTGTCATAGGTCATCTTGTGGAAAGTGCCGTCCCGCAGGATGCCGGCGTTGCTGACCACACCGTGGATGGCGCCGAACTCGTCGACCGCGGTCTTGACGATGTTGGCGGCGCCCTCTTCGGTCGCGACACTGTCGTAGTTGGCAACCGCGCGACCCCCGGCCGCCTTGATCTCGTCAACCACGCTATCGGCCATGGCGGACCCGGCGCCGGATCCGTCTCGGGCACCGCCCAAGTCGTTGACGACCACCGAGGCGCCCTCGCCGGCGAGGGTGAGCGCGTACTCACGGCCCAGGCCTCCACCGGCTCCGGTCACGACAATTACCCGGTCTTGCACTCCCGGCATGCAGAACTCCTAATTCACTTGGCACTTCATTGGGTTGCTGAATGATATGGAGAACGAAAACTACAGCTACATAAGCTTTTTCATCAGCTTAAGGTTCTTCTCGAGGTATGGCGGGTACGGAAGCTTGAGGTCCATCTTGGTGCTCTTGTACAGAGTCGACTTGAGGTGACTGAACTCGTCGAATCCGGCCTTGCCGTGGTAGGCGCCCATACCGCTGGCACCGACTCCGCCGAAGGGCAGGTTCGGGATGACGGCGTGGTACAGCAGATGATTGATCACTGTGCCACCCGCGGGTACATCGTCGATGAACCGGTTACCGATGCGCTTCGACTCCGTAAAGGCGTAGGCCGCCAGCGGCTTTGGCCGCGAATTGATGAAGTCGATGGCGTCGTCAAGGGTGTCCGCCGTCAGCACCGGGAGGATCGGGCCGAAGATCTCGTTCTGCATCAGCGGCTCGTCAGCGCTGGGATCAACAACGATCGTCGGCTCAATGGTCAGCGCGGACGCATCGGAGGCACCGCCGGTGGCGACCTCACCTTCGGTCGCGGCCAGGTAGCCGACCAGACGATCGAACTGGCGCTGGTTCACCACGCGCAGTCCTTTGGATTCCTTGTCCGCCTGGAAATCTGCCCATGCCGCAGTGATCTTCTCGACCAGCTCATCGCGAACCGCGGGGTCCACAAGCACATAGTCGGGGGCCAGACACACCTGACCGGAGTTGAGGCCCTTCATGTATCCGATACGGCGGGCGGCCACTTCGATGTTGGCATCGGCGGCGACGTAGACCGGCGACTTGCCGCCCAATTCCAGTGCGACCGGTGTCAGGTGTTGTGCGGCGCCTTCCAGAATGCGCTTGCCGATCTCGGTACCGCCGGTGAACAGGGCCTTGTCGAAACCCTGGGCCAGCAGTTCCTGGGTCACCGACCCGTCGCCCTCGACAACGGCAACGGCGTGCGGGTCCAGGTACTGCGGAATGAGTTTGGCCATCAACGCCGAGGAAGCGGGCGCGATCTCCGAAGGCTTGATGGCCACGGTGTTGCCAGCGGCCAACGCGCCGACCACGGGACCCAGGGTCAGATACAGCGGGAAGTTCCACGCACCGATGACGAGCACCGTGCCATAGGGCTCCGGTACTGACCAAGCCTTGGCCGGTTGCTGTGCCAGCGGAAGACCCCGCACCCGCTTGCGTCGCATCCAGCGCCGCAGGTTCTTACGCGCATAGACCACCTCGACAACCGACCCGACAACGTCGGCGATCCAGGCTTCGGCCGACGAGCGACCCAAGTCCTCGTGCAATGCGGTGGCGATCGCCGCCTCGTTCTCGGAGAAAAGTCGCTCCAAGCCGACGAGCTGCGCCTTACGCCAGTGGTACTCGCGGGTCCGGCCTGTTGCGAACGTCTCCCGCAGGCCCCGGACGATCCCCGGAATGCGGGAAGGCTCGGACGCAGCGTGCTGGTCGGCAGGCGTAGAGATCTCGGTGGTCATATCCGTTCCTCTCGATGGCACGCTCATCAGTGAGTGCATCTGCGCAGGTCACGTACGCACATACGGACTAGCGATGGCAGCTACGTGAGCTGTATCACCGATGGTAACCAACCAGTTGGGGCCTGAGAACCCCGCACCCCTGGGGCCCGCACTCCATCAGCCCTTGAGCTCGGCTTCTATCAGGGTGTTCCCCCGCAAGTCTTCTTCCATGTGCACCGCTCGGCCCGCATCCGCCATCTCGGCCTCCGCCGGAATCGCCCGAACGGTCCATCCACGCCCGGCGAGCCATTGCGGAACATCGGTGCGGTTCTCGTCGTGGTACATCAGCGATCCGACGTCCAGGGACTCTCCGTCGATTCCTGCCAGCTTGCGGGCCCGGTCGAAGTGTTCACGCATCTTGCTGCGGACCTCGTGCCGTTTGGCGTTGTCCGGCCCGACGGCCTCGACGGCAATCCTGCTGCCCGGCGCGCTCTGATCCACGATCAGTTCGAAGAGCCTGTCCTGCGCCTCGGTCGGCAGATACATGAGCAGGCCTTCGGCCAGCCACGCCGTGGGCGAAGTGACGTCGAATCCCTCCCGTTGTAGCGCGACCGGCCAATCCTGCCGAAGGTCGACGGCCACCTCACGGCGGAGGCAGGCAGAACGCACGTCGTGCTCATCCAGTGTTTGGCGCTTGTACTGCAACACGAGTGGCTGGTCGATTTCGTACACGGTGGTACCGGCCGGCCACTCCAGGCGATAGGCGCGCGAGTCCAGGCCTGCGGCCAGGATCACCACCTGGGTGATTCCCGCCCGCGATGCCCGCTCGAAGAAACCATCGAAGAACCGCGTGCGGACGGCCTGATAGTCCACCGCGTACTGCATGATGCGGTCGGCTTCCGGGTCGAGCTCGGCAAGCTGCTGTCGCAGGTCATCGCTCGCAATCACCGACCATGCCCCGGCGCCGGCTCGCTCGACGAGGAGCTGCGCGAAGGGATCCCTGATCAGCGGCGCCTCACTGCGGGTTTCAGCCGCCCGCGCGGCGGCCACCATGACCGCGGTGGCGCCCACGCTGCTCGCGATGTCCCAGCTGTCGTCGTCGGAGCGCGCGGTGGTCACATCACTCACCGGAGTTCACCCTGGATCAGCTGGCCGCGGAATGTCCCCTGCTCAACGTCCTCGGTCACCGGCCTGCCCAGCCGTGCCATCTCGTCGTGCGCATCGGTCTTGGTCACCGACCAACCGTGTGCACCAAGCCATTCCGCAGGGTCGGCGCGATTCTCATCTTCGTAGATCAAATTCTCGATCGCGACGTCGACATCGACGGCGGTCTTGAATGCGGCTCGTACCTGTTCCCGGCGGGCGGCCTCCTCCTCGCTCTCGTCCAGAACCAGCTTTCCCTCATACCCTTCGACAGCGATGTGGC
This window encodes:
- a CDS encoding NADPH:quinone oxidoreductase family protein, producing MKAIQAQSLSGPEGLVYTDVEEPRGDNVVVVDVKAAGVCFPDYLMTKGEYQLRMEPPFVPGIETAGVVRSAPAGSGINPGDRVMAFNFIGGYAERVAVAPSNILPTPPQLDDAEAVALIANYHTMYFAYARRGQLRAGETVLVLGAAGGIGTAAIQIAKGLGAKVIAVVNRTAATEFVKSVGADIVLPLEDGWAKAVREATGGVGVDMVVDPIGGPAFDDAVRTLASEGRLLVVGFAAGAIPTIKVNRLLLRNASLIGVAWGEFLRTHTDYLYETQAGLEKLVAEGMRPPVSARIPLSEGRQALQDFADGKVYGKMVLVP
- a CDS encoding SDR family oxidoreductase; protein product: MPGVQDRVIVVTGAGGGLGREYALTLAGEGASVVVNDLGGARDGSGAGSAMADSVVDEIKAAGGRAVANYDSVATEEGAANIVKTAVDEFGAIHGVVSNAGILRDGTFHKMTYDSWHAVQQVHLYGGYNITRAAWPHFREQGYGRIVVATSTSGLFGNFGQANYSAAKLGLVGLINTLALEGAKYNIHSNAIAPIAATRMTADIAPEAVLDKLPPSFVAPVVGYLCTEESTDNGSVFVVGGGKVQRVALFENAGADFETPPTVDEVAEKWSQIADLSSAVKAGPPSLA
- a CDS encoding aldehyde dehydrogenase family protein; amino-acid sequence: MTTEISTPADQHAASEPSRIPGIVRGLRETFATGRTREYHWRKAQLVGLERLFSENEAAIATALHEDLGRSSAEAWIADVVGSVVEVVYARKNLRRWMRRKRVRGLPLAQQPAKAWSVPEPYGTVLVIGAWNFPLYLTLGPVVGALAAGNTVAIKPSEIAPASSALMAKLIPQYLDPHAVAVVEGDGSVTQELLAQGFDKALFTGGTEIGKRILEGAAQHLTPVALELGGKSPVYVAADANIEVAARRIGYMKGLNSGQVCLAPDYVLVDPAVRDELVEKITAAWADFQADKESKGLRVVNQRQFDRLVGYLAATEGEVATGGASDASALTIEPTIVVDPSADEPLMQNEIFGPILPVLTADTLDDAIDFINSRPKPLAAYAFTESKRIGNRFIDDVPAGGTVINHLLYHAVIPNLPFGGVGASGMGAYHGKAGFDEFSHLKSTLYKSTKMDLKLPYPPYLEKNLKLMKKLM
- a CDS encoding SAM-dependent methyltransferase, with protein sequence MSDVTTARSDDDSWDIASSVGATAVMVAAARAAETRSEAPLIRDPFAQLLVERAGAGAWSVIASDDLRQQLAELDPEADRIMQYAVDYQAVRTRFFDGFFERASRAGITQVVILAAGLDSRAYRLEWPAGTTVYEIDQPLVLQYKRQTLDEHDVRSACLRREVAVDLRQDWPVALQREGFDVTSPTAWLAEGLLMYLPTEAQDRLFELIVDQSAPGSRIAVEAVGPDNAKRHEVRSKMREHFDRARKLAGIDGESLDVGSLMYHDENRTDVPQWLAGRGWTVRAIPAEAEMADAGRAVHMEEDLRGNTLIEAELKG